The Tursiops truncatus isolate mTurTru1 chromosome 9, mTurTru1.mat.Y, whole genome shotgun sequence DNA segment GCTAAAAATGCAGGGTTCCCGCTCTTCTAAAACAGGCCTGATTCTGACAACGCCGGGCCTGCATTTAGTCAGAGCGGGTGAGCCTCAGTCTGTGCCGAGGCCCAGACCCTGAAAGGGAGGCGCCTGCTGGGCAGTGGCTCAAGCTAAGACAGGCACTGCAGAGGCAGGACCACAGAACTCAGATCCCCCGAACCCAGTAACTACCCAGACAGGGAGCGCGGACGGGAATGTGCTGGGTCCCTCAAACAACGGGTGCCGTTAACCAAGACGGGGCGCGGGAGGGATCCTGCTAGGGTTGTCTGAGTGAGTCTGGCTTTGAGGCCTCTGATGCACGGGGACAGGTGGGCAAACACCACTTTCAGAAAAGTGCTTCGACTACAACTAAAGCAAGTGTCGGCCGCGCGGGCTTGACTACCGGCAAATCTTTCTGCCCCTCAGTTTGGGGACTTGCTCTCCTACTTACTTACCAGGATGATTTTGGTCTCATCTAGTTCAGCCTGCACTTTAGTCATGGGGTCAGCTTCTCGGGGGTTCTAGGAAAGacccaaaaataaaaaccatgtcAGGACTGGAGTGGCCACCTGGAAAACGGGGCTCAAAACCAAGTGAGCTGGACACACTTTCAGAAGTTAAAAACCACAGGCTGTTTAACCACATGATAGAGAAGCAAAAGCTTGCCTAGGAGCTCGGGTTCCAGGTCTTAATGTGGGTCCCTGCGTTTTTCAAAAGGACATCAACATCCACATCACCCAGAGCCACAGCCACCAGGGCCACCGGCTCTTCTGTTCCACACAGCTTTGGCACAGTCTTTACACCCTACCTGGTATCTACTGAGGTGACCGTCCAGGCCTGCGTACTGGATGGTATCGGGGGATCCAACTGGCCAGTCTATCCTGTCGACCTGCTTGGAGAATTCGTCCAGTACCTGCAGGACAGAGGAGCTCAGCAACACGCCCTCCCTTCTGCTGTGCTCATCCGAAAGAGGGGACCCAGGGAGGAGGGTAGAGGAGGATGGCTAATGGCAAGGGGAAAATCTAAGCTCAAGTTCCTCCTTCCTCAGTATTCTGGGAATTAAAAACCGAGGATGCCTAGCCTCATATGAACCTCATCTGGTGAATGACAGAAGTATTAGAATTTCAAACTACAGATTTCCACTTTTATCAGGTTACGAATTTCCAGAACAAAGGATATTGGCCCTCTAATTTTCCAAAACAACTCTTCAGAAAGGTAATTAGGTCCCTTGAGTTTAAGCAGCCACCAGATTTCATGTGCTTATAAGTGTATGACTGTTTTGGGGGATGTGAGGCCAGGGCCTTTGAGGAGTTTATCATCAGCACCACACAAACACACTGAAGAAGTGGCGGCGCTAGCCCCACACGCGGCAAGAAGCTGCTGTAACTGCACGATGGGCCAGCAGGGGGACTCCTGCAGCAGAGgcacagaggtggggaggggcccagTGTGCGCCCTACGAGCCTGCCGGAgcagaagaggggaggaggggacgtGGGTCACGGGGCAGAGCACGCATTTCTttcttcagaaagaaatgaaagtcatGACTttgagggcagaggcaggaagagagcCAGCAAGAGGAGTGACGGGGGCAAAAGCACAGCCAGAGCTGACGCGAGGGCCCCCTCCCGGAAGGAGAGTTGCTGTGACTCTGTGGCCAACAAGAAGAGTCAAGGCAGCACCAGGGACACTAGTAGGGTGAGAAGCAGAAACCGGCAGGGGCAGGGGGTACGGTGGGGTGGGACGGACGGGACTGGGAAGGCTCCCACACTCTCTCTTGGTTTAGGGTGAGGAGAAAAGCTGAGAACAGGTTGATTTTGGACACACTATTTCGCCCCTTCCGCCTTGGGCCCTGTCGTCACTCCCGGCCCCAGTCCACACTCGTCTGTCCAAGTACAGTCCAGCCGAGCTGCAGACACACCTTCTCCAGCAAGGTAAACGCCACCCGGGATGGGTATTCACTGTCAGCAATGACCACTCCCGCCAGACTGTCGTTTCTCACGTAGACATGGCACAGATATTCTAGGGAGACAAGAGGCCAGACACACAGAGGGTGACGTGAGGGCTTTAGACTTTCTCACCACCAAAACCAGTCAGAGTGTTACAGTGCTGGGCTCCTGCCTCCTGGGCCAACGAAGCGGCTCTAAGTGAGGTTTATGGTCAGGCCCTGCACATAGGACAGCGCGTGTAGTTCTGACGGCAGCGCGGCCCAACACCTGCTGCAGGGTGAGTGAATGCCCCAAGGCCCAGCGTGCAAAGCCAGGGTCTAAAGGAGCACCAGTGGTGCAGAAACATCCCAGGCAACAGGGCCCCAGGTGCATGTCCAAGTCACGTCCTTGAGCTCTAGGTCAGGCTCGCCTGTATCTTGGGAAGCTGCAGCCCTCTGGGGCTCTGCTGTGCTCTGCTCCCAAGCTGATGGAACCTTGGCCAAGCCAAGCAGCCTCCACTTTCTTAGAAATCACCTGTCAGGGCCTCAGCCTTCCTCATTACAGCAACCTAGCCTGCTCCACTCTGTTGGTGGGCCTTGGCGGGGACGGGGCAGGATGGGAGGAAGAGACAAAGCccatccagaaaaaaattagcCACAGCTGGCTGGGGTCTCAAGCATGTGCTGAAGTCATCAAATTATCAAAAGGTACAGTCTATACAAGGGCTTCTGCAAAACAGTCACAACtcctgaaattaatttttgtcaCTAAAAGGATTCAGAGATGACACAGCTCACCAAATGCCTCTAAAATAAatgtctaaaaatttttaaaggaaacctgaatcatgaaaaagaaaaaactaaggtcaagaggaaaaaataatgagtTTCCAGATTCCTGGGCAAAAATCTAAGCAGCACAGAATACAGTATTACCTCCACAGGGCTGGGTGGACGTCCTTTCCTGAGATGTCTACAACTCCAGAGGGGAaagaggacacagcaggaaggcCACTTACTGCTCCGAGAGGCGGACCCCAATCTTAAGCGAGTCCAAGCTTTTGGGGGTGATTTTAACCAGGCAACTTCGACACCAACAGTGGGCATAGAATTTTGCGTAACAGGAAAacgaggaggagggaagagagcagCTAGCAGAGGAGTGGGGTCCTGGTAGCCCACTTCATCACGCGGCAACCACTCCTGCTGATCGAGCTCCGAGCTGCCTGAGGTGGGGCAGCCAGGCCAGCACACACTCACAAGGTAGCAGGTCCTCTTACCTTGTTCCTTGACAGAAGCTCTGCTGCCTTTCGAGGAGCGCTCCACAATCAGCTGACTTGTGAAGGTCATGAATTCCTGAACGCTAAGAAACACAACACATATTACCTGTTCCTGTCACCTTGTCCCCAACACAGTGGAAAGGGACCTCTGAGCGTATACACTAAGGAGACACTGCTTCTTGGTTTCATTCCTTTCCCTCCCAACCTTAGGACGAAATAATAAACACCCTGTCAATGATCACAAATACAGGTAATTAGAAATCACCAAGACCATTCAAACCACATCTGCTTGCTACCTAGCTCGCTCAAACAAACCACTTCCAGACTTCCAGGGAACTTTCTACAGGTTATACTTAATTTAACATTTTGGTCAGTGTATGATTTGGGGCACAGCGGAGAAGCAAAAGCCAGCTCCTGTTTTCAAGGCTCCACTGACGTCTGAGAAGCGGGGACAAGTAAAATCTGTGACAGAATAACGTAAGTGGCAACAACTGTTCGGCGGATGCACAGTCAGTTATGGCAGCTGCCACTGGCTGAACCCGGCAATGTGACATGTCCGCAGTGACTGCTGGCTCTGGCAGAGAACGAGGCCTCCGGTCTGCTGGGGCAAATCCACCCTATGAGCCCGGGGCACTCTGGAAGGAAGGCAGGGCAAGAGCTCAGACAAGACAAGGAAACGGAAAATGGCTCGCACAGAGGCTGAGAGGGAGGAGGCGGCTCACGGGCCCCACTGAGAGATGTGGCCAGAAAGGAAGGGTCCCAGGTGATGACGGTCCGGCTGGAGGAAGCGAAGTTAACAAGAAGCCTCTGACTGGGAATGCCATGTATAGGGCCATCAGCACAGGGCCGTGACTTGGGGAATCCACAGTTAGCCCCAGCAGATGTGGATACTTCTGAAACCGCACGGAGAGCCACACAGACGACTGAGGACtcgggaggggacttccctggctgggatcccagctccaccacttatgAGACGTATGACCTCCGGGGCAAGGTACTTACTGCACCAGGCTTCATCTACAAATCGAGATTTACTGCGATGATTACATGAGCACTTAGCACGATGTCTGACGCACAGTAttacttgttattattattttgagagGGTGATAGGATCAAGATGATCCCTTAGAGAAAACTCTGAAAATAAGGAAGTCCTTGCAGTAAAGCTAAAAAGAGACAGAGCTTAGAGCAGGACTATAATTAGACAAATGAAGAACTGCATTCATTGTGAGAGTCTGCCTACAAGGGCCAGAAAAGCTGGAAAACCCTTCGCAGGGTTGAGGCTTGGGCTCTGATAATCCTGAGACAGGCAGGATGGAAGAGAAGAGGACTTATGAGAAAAACAGTGAGCTCGGCTGGACTACGTGTTGTTTTAAGAGGCACTGGTAGAGCTGTCCCTACAGTATCGCAGTTGTGTTAATCATCTGAAACTGGTCTGAGTATCGCAAACCAGTGAGGTGAAAGTCCTACAGTGAAATCTCTGAGAATCTTCAGTATACGTGcggaggggaaaaagaaaaagggaaagaatcagAATTAGCCAAGTTAGCTCCCAAAGTTCGATCACAGAAAAGAAGGGACACAGAACAGAGACTAGAGGTCATGATAAAGAAAGCTACCAAGTGCCAAGAAGGACccagaaagaagcagaaagttTCGACAAAATAACAAGAGGAATTGTCTGAGATCCTGCCAGTAAGCCACTCTCATTAAGAACAAAACAGCCGCACTGAAGCAGCGAAAACAGAATCCAGACTGCAGATTCCCCCAGACCCGGAGTCTGGATGACCACAGACCCAGACTCTGTAGGGTCCTTCTCCTTTTGTGCCTGAGTCACCCCCATCCCTCCCACGAACAGGCTGGAAGTGTCTGTGGTAATTCTAACACACACCTGATTGCATTAAAGTGCCTCACGAACGTTCAAAAGCTTGTAAGCGCTACAAATCCCACGCTTCCTTCCAAATCTTCACCGTAGAACCCTTCTGTACCACTAACGCCCAACCATAAAGAGCGTACGATTTGCGTTGGGGTCCTGGCTGGTTTGCCATCCATCTCTTGGGACCTCAGTGACTTCACCCATAAAATACGACAGTATACCAATATCTCTCATACGGAATTGCTGGAAAGCCCCACCAGATAATACAAACGTGGCTCTTAAGGAGTGGCACGTAAACTTCCTAGGTCAGCATCACTAAGTGGGTGTTGCTGGTTTAAAATATAGATCGCTGGGCCTCCACTGGACGTGAACCTGGGGAATCTGCACTTTTTCAAAGCCCCCTAATAATTTTTATACGACAGAAATTTGGAAAAACCCTGATTACAGCATTACGTTCTACGATGGGATAAGGCTTTTTGCGATCGAAAAAAACATGAATCTTCAGAGGCACAGTCCGCAGGCCGAGGAAGAGGCCACCGCCGGCTCCACTGCGGGAGGCCGAGCCACGGCCCTTCCCCGATTCCGGGGCCGTCTCCAACCCCGACCCCGGGCCTCCCCGCCCGggcgccgcccgcctgggcccgCCTACCTGGACCTCTGGAAGAAGCTGAAGGAGGACACGTCGTACGCGGCTTTGAGGAGCACCGCCTTGGCATCGCCTTTGTACAGGACGCTGAGGCTGTACAGCCTCATGGCGCCGCGCCCTCGGGCCGGCTACCCGCCTGGCCGCGGGATCGGCTCGCAGGGAGCAGCTCGGCACCGCCCCTCGAGACCACCACAGGTTGCTGACGGGTCGGCCGCCGGCTTCCTCCGCCTGGCTCTGGGTCCACTTCCGGCTCCGATCAGAGGCCGCCGCCCGAGGCCTACCGAAGGGTTTTCGTGCCCCGGATGCAGAAAGGAGCAGCCGGAAGCAGGgcgagggggcggggcagagTGCTGCGCGTGCGCATGAGGTCGGTCCCCGCCCTTCGGGCTTTCGTAGGCCGGCCGGCTCGCTGCTCGTAAGTCTTTAGCCTTCCCCCGCTGTCCTTCTCTCTGTGAGGGCCTGTCCTTTTCTCCCTGGCCGTCCTGAGTTCTCCCAGGGGCCCTTCGCTTCCTCCCGGTCCGTTCTGAGCCCTGTAGGGTCGCCTGTGTCCCCCGGCGCTGTCCTCCCTCCGAACGGTGAGACCCAGAGTCCCACCCACACGCTAGGGCTTTGTAAACCCCACACAAGGGACTTTGATTTATGGGCGAACTGCTGTCCCTGGAAAGTGTTTTGTGAATCATATCTCCTTTCTGAGTGAAGAAAGGCAGGGACCTGCCGGGAGGTGAAGGCATGCCTCTCATTTTCAGATGATTGAGTCCTCTCTTGCCATTCCCACgccttcctcctgcctgcctgggaGCAAGTCCCTGGTCACACAGGTCCCTTCAGCACAAGCCCGCAGGGGTGAGGGCTCCTGGGCCTGCCCACCACCTGGGAAACCAGATGTCTAACCACTGATTTGGGAGCCAAACTGCTGACCTCACAGAGTAGCAGAGCCACTTCACCTCAAAAGGGGCAGAAATTCATCTCCAAACTGAGGGAGCAGCTTGGCTTACTGTGACTTGGAAAAACTTACTTTGCTTGAGATGTTGGAATAGTGCTTTTTAAATGGATCGGGATGAATGAGGCTCAGTTCCCTAAGGGTAGTACATCTTTCATGCTTCTTGTTTGTTAAATGGTATGTTATCCGAAAGCATCTTGCAGGCCAGAGGTGAAAGAACCTTGGTGTTTGGAAGTTGGCAGAAGGGTTACACAACTATCATGCTAGAAGCTAGAAGCAGCCAGATCTGAAATGATGGGAAAGAGATGGTAATATTTGAAAAACCAACGGCATCACTCTAAACATTACCCTAAATCAGGGTGTCTCAACCTTGTCACTGTTGATATTTCGgattggataattctttgttgttggcGGCTGTCCGTGCATTGCAGGCAACATCTCAGGCCTTTTACCCACTAGATGTTGGTGACACCCCACCGGCCATTtggcaaccaaaaatgtctctggggcttccttggtggcacagtggttgagagtccgcctgccgatacaggggacacgggttcgtgccccggtccgggaagatcccacatgctgcggagcggctgggcccgtgagccatggccgctgagcctgcgcgtgcggaacctgtgctcctcaacgggagaggccgcggcagtgagaggcctgcgtactgaaaaaaaaaaaaaaaaaaaaaaagtctctggtgggacttccttggctgtgcagtggttaagactctgagcttccactgcagggggcgcgggtttgatccctggtcgggaactaagatcctgcatccgtgtggccaaaaataaacaaacagacaaataaataaaatgtctctgGACATTGCCAAATGGACCCTGGGGAACAGTGGCTTAGAGAACCATTGCTCTAAATATTCCTGTGGCTGAAGGAAGTTTCCACCACCTGCTTTCACTCAGTACCTTCCTCACCGACCCTCTTCCCTGGCTATTTCCAAGTGCAGAGGGTGAACAGAGCTTTCCCACATCCCCTCCATGCTGGTACTAAACGTTAAGAACAGACTTTGGCCAACGCCAGGCCAGTGTCACGGGATGGTGGAGAGCTGTGCAGCCCCATCCTGACTGCGCTGACATGGTTGACCTATAGGGGGCGGGTGAGAGCCATTTTTGAAGACAGTTCTCAAAGTCCCTTTTCCTTTGCCACTAAAAGTCGTACAAAAGGAGGAATCAGGAGGACAGTGTTGGGTTGGAATAGATTTAAATGTATTCACGTGACACGTAATAGTAATTGTCTTGAAGTTTCCCTTACACCAAGCACTTTCCATATGcgtcctcatttaatcctcacaaaaacagaggaaaatattattaccaccttacagacatggaaactgagattcaggtTAAGGAAATTGCTCCTAAGAGGCACACGTCAACACCAAAACACGTAACAAACTTTCACAGCTCTAGCAGcgctctccctcctctctggccTTGCTTGTcctccatcaccccagaaagccTCGCTTGGCCTATGTGGTTACCAGCTCCCCAAGCTCATCCATCTTACTAATAGCAAGACCCACCTTCCACTCCAACACCCCAGCTGTCACCCAGCTTGGATTCAGTCCCAGCACTTCTACAAACCACAAAACCACAGAAGTGAACAAACCATTAACTCCtctgagtctctctctctttcatctgtaaaactggacaAATACCCTTTCCATAAGCATGTTGCTGGGAATGATAAGACATTATGTTCCAAGCTCTACTCACAGTAGCTGTTTAACAACTAACAACAATGATGATTACGTGTATTGTTACCGTTCATGACAAAAAGGAGGAGAGGTCATGGTGGGTTACAGGTGTCCTGCAGGCTGTGGGAAGTGGAGATTTGATGGTAGGCTGAAATCTGAGGAAGGTCTATAGATTGCAGATTAGTATTgtatctgttttaatttcttgatttGCTCATGGTGTTGTGGTTATGTAAGTGAAttctttgtttttaggaaatacacacaaGTACTCGGGTAAAAGGACAGCCTGTCTGAAACATGCTCTTAAAGGGTTCAGATCTATGATACATATGGACGGTAAAGCAAATACGGTAAATTTAAAGAGTCAGGATGAAGGGTATCCAGGAGTTTCACCGTACCATTCTTGCAGCTGTCCTGTAAGTCTGCAATTATGGGGATAGAAAAGATTGTAGGGCAGGGCGCTGACGTCATGCATGCAGCATCCACACTTGTGGGGATGGCATATTTCTCTGGAGTCCTGGCCCCCCTCATTTGCTGGGCCCTGCAGACAGAACTGGAACAAGGCTGCCCATGACAAATGGCTGAGGCTCTCTAAGTTCGCCCCCACTGGGCAAGGCAGGCAGCCACCCACCTTCGAGGCTTTGCTCAGCTCTCGGAAGGCACTCAATTTAGCTGCACAGTGGAACCCTCTAGGGAGCTGGATAAAAGCTGGCTGAGGGGCATACTCCAGGAGGCCCAGCCCAGGGGGGAAACCAGCCATTCAGTGGCCTCGGTCCCCATACCCCCTTGTCCGGCCAGTCAAGGCCAGGGCAGTAGCACTGTTTTCACTCTAAGCCTAACACCAGCCTCCACAGCCTTCCCAGGAAAGGGGCCACCAATGTGGTCAGGCCTCCAAAGGAGTTGAGAGCACGTCACTattgtttttttataaaagtataaaagcttTTTCTCTGGTCACTTCTTTGGATTTTCATTCTCTCGTGAAGGCGCCTCTGTACaggtaaaaatttaaataaaacctgTATGCCTTTCTCCTGTTAATGTCAGTTTAGTTCCTAGGCCCAGCTGGAGAGCCAAAGAGGGCAGAGGAGAATTATTCCTCCCCTACACTTTCTTAGTAGTTCACCAAGTCTAAGGAGCATGGACTTGATGCCATCAACTGGGGTCTACTAGCAGACCCAGCCCCCAGGAAGGCTGCTGACTACCACCACTGCTTACCCACGTGTCCTGTGCTCCCACTCTGTTCTCCAGGCCACAGGGAAGACAGGCACAGACATGGCTCTGCCACCAGCAGAGAGGGAACAGAAGATGACAGAGCAGGAGAGGACCGGGTATACTATAAGGTTTACCTGGAGGCAGTGGGCAGGAAGAGATCACAGCCAAGGAAGACAGGAGGCAGCTGGGAGCTCCCTGAAATAGAGGGACAGGCACCCTCAGAACTGCCTCTCCTGCAGGGGCTTCCCAGGAGCTGTATTTGTACCACCAGGCACCCCTCCCCTGCTCCGGATCTAGGGATGGATGTGTAGCCCACTCTGGATACATGGTCACTTAGGCAGGTGACTTGACCTGAGGCGCCCTTACTCCTGTGGTGCTGCCCTGCACAGAAAGTGGGAGAAAGTCTGCAGAataggaaggggggaaggggggcaggcAGAGGCCCTGGGAAAGAGGCAGAGCCGGCCACCATGAAAGAGGAGTCTGGGCCTCACAGCAGCCTGGTCCCCAGGACCTCTGAGAGCAGAAAGCAAGGACGGGAGTCATCATAAAGGAAAAGTCACGACTAAGAATCTGAAAGTGCAAGCGAtagagccccctccccagccccctccatccccacaATCCCCGTTTCCACATGGGTGCCAGGAAGTCTGAGCCAATCAACACAGTCCCATCCCTATTGCCTCAGAGATTGGTCTACAGATGGGCACCTGACCCACGTCTCAGCCAATCAATGCAGACCTTCTCCCCCCACCAGCAGCGTAGGCCGTCCAATTAGAGCAAAGCCCAGGACTTCGTGTTTGACACTTGGGAGAAGCAATGGGATTTGCCCAGGTTAAAAAGGTCAGCGAACCCCAAACAGTATTGGTACAAACTTCTGCTTAAACATAGAAGATgaaatacatatgtttatatgAGCTTCACTAGAATGACACAAAGAAGGCAGGAGGAGAATGGCAAAAAGTGAGAGGCTAACCAGGGTAGGCAGGTTTAAATTGGGGAGAGGCGGGGTGATGGGGGCTTAGCAGAGTGAGGGCCTGAAGCACAAGGTCCCGGAGCTgcaggggcgggtggggggggcggggaggaagcaAGGGGAGCCCTGAAGACGCTCCTCCTTCCTGCACCACAGATACTTCCCCCAGGAATGTACCATCCTCTGCCTCACCCTAGGGAGGAAGATGCAGGACTTTCCTGTGGAGACTTGAATGTTCAGCGATTCTGCCACTTTGAGGCCCCCGTGAAATCACCTGTTGTTCCAAGTAGTCCCTGTTGGGTAAATGTCTCCTGTGAGGTCACTCCCAAGGCTCTGACCTGTGTGCAGTGTGGCTGCCCTTGGATCAGGTGACATTCCAGTCATCTGTGGCCAGGGAGGCCGCAGGGCTATGCAGCAGGGCCTGGGACTTCTGCATGAGGACTGCCTTGGCCCCTGTCCTTGGGGGATGGTGAGCCTTTGCAGCCCAATCCTTCAACATCCCCAGTCTCAGTGAACTCATTTGAAAGTGGTAAAAATAATACCACCCTTGCCTACTGCCCCAAGACTGTCTGATCAAATGACAGAATGAATACAAAAGTACTTTGTGAATCATAAACGTTTCAATCAGTATAATTATAATGACAATTTCTCctccatataaatatattttctttctttaggaataaatctaataagaaatatatacgatctataagagaaaaataatgaagctCACCTGAAGGGCATAAAAGAAGACTTCAACAAACAGGGCAACTGGCTACATTTCTGAATGAGAAGAATGGCATTATAAAGATGTCTGTTCTCTAAAATGGATCCCCAAATCCACAAATTCAATGCCTTTCCAATGAAATTATCAACAGCATTATTTTAGTGAAATGGGAAGAGTAGATTCTAAGATTTATATGAAAGATAAAAGCCTTATGGTAAAGAAAATTTTgtaggaaaacaaaaggaagggaTCCCTTCCCACCAGatatcaaaaaactgaaaagtgcCAACTGAAAGAATGTGGTATCTACAGGAACGGACAGAGAGACATCCAGCTCATAGACAGAGCTGAGGCCAA contains these protein-coding regions:
- the YKT6 gene encoding synaptobrevin homolog YKT6; amino-acid sequence: MRLYSLSVLYKGDAKAVLLKAAYDVSSFSFFQRSSVQEFMTFTSQLIVERSSKGSRASVKEQEYLCHVYVRNDSLAGVVIADSEYPSRVAFTLLEKVLDEFSKQVDRIDWPVGSPDTIQYAGLDGHLSRYQNPREADPMTKVQAELDETKIILHNTMESLLERGEKLDDLVSKSEVLGIQSKAFYKTARKQNSCCAIM